A single window of Colletotrichum destructivum chromosome 9, complete sequence DNA harbors:
- a CDS encoding Putative thioesterase, Acyl transferase domain superfamily, phosphopantetheine binding ACP encodes MADMMSYLLFGDQSLDTHGFLAEFYRSGNPSTLAKTFLDQAGQALREEIDGLGKLERSKLPTFLSLRQLNERYHAQGIKHPGVDSALLCITQLAHYIDRAEKEPQDAAPHDHTFFMGLCTGLFAAAAIASTPSVSTLIPIAVQVVLMAFRTGSHVGSLAERLSPPVGQSEPWTHILPGLKESEAKEALTNFHESNYIPVASQAYVSAVSASSLAISGPPATLRALEDQNVFGVKPTAIPVYGPYHASHLHGTADIEKILRLNDPKVVEALAKSKPRSAIMSGTKGIWFAETDTKSLIKAVAHECLVDVLQFQKGIEGCIETARDFEGSTCLVIPYGPTHNAETLSKMIKDRTQLDVQVRLGPRIQRESINSPIGNHGSSGKCKLAIVGMAGRFPDAASHEKLWELLSKGLDVHRVVPADRFPVATHYDITGKAVNTSHSQYGCWIENPGYFDPRFFNMSPREAFQTDPMQRMALTTAYEALEMCGYVPNRTPSTRLDRIGTFYGQTSDDWREINAAQEVDTYYITGGVRAFGPGRINYHFGFSGPSLNIDTACSSSAAALNVACNSLWVKDCDTAIVGGLSCMTNPDIFAGLSRGQFLSKTGPCATFDNGADGYCRADGCASVIVKRLDDAIADKDNVLAVILGTATNHSADAISITHPHGPTQSILSRHILDEAGVDPLDVDYVEMHGTGTQAGDGTEMVSVTNVFAPADRKRPADRPLYLGAVKSNVGHGEAASGVTALTKVLMMMQKNAIPPHVGIKKEINKTFPKDLSERNVNIAFHLTPFKRRDGKPRRIFVNNFSAAGGNTGLLLEDAPHLKASEADPRSHQVITVTGKSKAAMIRNAERLVGWMEQNPQTPLAHLAYTTTARRIQHYWRMNVAASDLPEAQRLIKDRLKENFTPISTQQPKVAFMFTGQGSHYAGLGKDLYAHYRVFRDSIDEFNQLAQIHGFPSFLPLIDGSEPDVTKLSPVVVQLGLCCFEMALARLWASWGIRPSAVMGHSLGEYAALNAAGVLSASDTIYLVGARAQLLVQKCTAGTHAMLAVTGPVEAIMEALGAQAEAVNVACINGPRETVLSGAAAKISDISSHLGTAGFKCTQLKVPFAFHSAQVDPILDDFETLARSVSFERPQVPIISPLLGKMVETEPINAAYLRNHARDAVNFLGGLVHAQQSGSVDEKTVWLEVGPHPVLANFVKSSFGISSVAVPTLRRNESTYKVLSNTLCALHTAGINLDWDEFHRDFTECTRLLDLPTYSFDEKNYWLQYTGDWCLTKNRGPSAVKAPLQIEPARPRLSTTSIHAVTNEDVNGDIAIIETETNLSRPDTRPLVEGHLCNGAPLCPSTLYADMAMTVADYAYKMLRPDAEPVGLNVANVEVPKTLIFDEKLDAHVLRTTVTANVALGYADVSFHTGEGSKKTEHAHCKVVYGSTEQWADEFERVSYLIKGRIDALEEAERQGKASKIGRGLTYKLFTALVDYDTKYQGMEEVILDSKTCEATAKISFQTTDKDGSFFFNPYWIDSCCHLSGFVINGTDAIDSREQVFISHGWGSMRFTEKLDASKTYRSYVRMQPVKGTKMMAGDAYVFDGDRIIGVAGDVKFQSIPRKVLNMVLPPRGRAAAGAVAAAAAAPKAAAPAKAAPAKEKSGKEKASKQVTASNLKAVNAKLAKRSVVQDVFDILAKEVGVTQDELADNIAFTDLGCDSLMALTVSGRMREELDIDIDSHAFVEYPTIGAFKAFLAQFETSDRKDSYVQDSGDSSGSVSETPELESDSNVTTPYEESDRSVKGDGDEEASGDLQNILRDTIASEMGVEVDEIVAAPDLAALGMDSLMSLSILGTLREKSGMDIPNDLFVTNPSLLEVEKALGISTKPKSAPAAPKPSKAASAPAPRREKVEPTREINTHPGNTTASITKPPPPREIIDNYPHRKATSILLQGSTRTATKNLWMVPDGSGCATSYTEISQVSSQWAVWGLFSPFMKTPEEYKCGVYGMAAKFIEAMKARQPKGPYSLAGWSAGGVIAYEIVNQLTKAGESVENLIVIDAPCPITIEPLPKSLHAWFASIGLLGEGDDDNKKIPSWLLPHFAASVTALSNYTAEPIPKDKCPNVMAIWCEDGVCHLPSDPRPDPYPTGHALFLLDNRTDFGPNRWDEYLDINKFRTRHMPGNHFSMMHGDYAKQLGQFIREAVCE; translated from the exons ATGGCCGATATGATGTCTTATCTCCTCTTTGGAGATCAGTCGCTTGATACCCATGGATTTCTCGCCGAGTTCTACCGTTCAGGGAATCCGAGCACCCTTGCGAAGACGTTCCTCGACCAGGCTGGCCAGGCATTGAGGGAGGAGATCGATGGTTTGGGCAAGTTGGAACGGTCGAAGCTCCCTACATTCCTGTCCCTCCGACAACTCAACGAGCGGTACCACGCCCAAGGCATCAAGCACCCGGGTGTCGACAGTGCCCTGCTCTGCATCACCCAGTTGGCCCATTACATTGA ccgcgccgagaaggagccTCAGGATGCCGCACCTCACGATCACACCTTCTTCATGGGTCTCTGCACGGGGCttttcgccgccgccgccatcgcctcgaCCCCTTCAGTCTCTACCTTGATCCCCATCGCCGTTCAGGTGGTTCTCATGGCTTTCCGGACCGGCTCCCACGTCGGTTCGCTCGCCGAGAGGCTCAGCCCGCCGGTCGGACAATCTGAACCCTGGACACACATCCTTCCCGGCCTGAAGGAATCTGAAGCCAAAGAGGCACTTACTAATTTCCATGAATCTAAT TACATCCCCGTCGCCAGCCAAGCATACGTTAGCGCTGTGTCGGCATCCAGCCTGGCTATCTCAGGACCGCCTGCTACCCTGAGGGCGCTCGAGGACCAGAATGTCTTCGGCGTCAAGCCGACGGCGATCCCCGTCTACGGACCTTACCACGCGTCTCACCTCCACGGCACTGCCGACATTGAGAAGATTCTGCGTCTCAACGACCCCAAGGTtgtcgaggccctcgccaagAGCAAGCCCCGCTCCGCCATCATGTCTGGCACCAAGGGCATTTGGTTTGCCGAGACCGACACCAAGTCTCTCATCAAGGCTGTCGCTCACGAGtgtctcgtcgacgtcctccaGTTCCAGAAGGGAATTGAGGGATGTATCGAGACGGCCCGCGACTTCGAGGGATCTACGTGCCTCGTTATTCCCTACGGCCCAACCCACAACGCCGAGACTCTGTCCAAGATGATCAAGGACCGCACACAGCTGGACGTCCAGGTCCGCCTTGGGCCCAGAATCCAAAGAGAGAGCATCAACTCCCCCATTGGAAACCACGGTTCAAGCGGAAAGTGCAAGCTGGCCATTGTTGGCATGGCCGGTCGCTtccccgacgccgccagCCACGAGAAGCTATGGGAGCTCCTCTCCAAGGGTCTGGACGTTCACAGGGTCGTTCCCGCTGACCGTTTCCCCGTCGCCACTCACTACGACATCACGGGCAAGGCCGTCAACACCAGTCACTCCCAATACGGGTGCTGGATCGAGAACCCCGGCTACTTCGACCCCAGGTTCTTCAACATGTCTCCCCGTGAGGCTTTCCAGACCGACCCAATGCAGCGTATGGCCTTGACAACTGCCTACGAGGCGTTGGAGATGTGCGGTTACGTCCCTAACcggacgccctcgacgagactGGACCGCATTGGTACCTTCTACGGTCAGACATCTGACGATTGGCGTGAGATCAACGCCGCCCAGGAGGTCGACACCTACTACATCACCGGTGGTGTGCGAGCCTTTGGCCCTGGTCGTATCAACTACCACTTCGGTTTCAGCGGCCCTAGTCTCAACATCGACACGGCCTGCTCCTCAAGTGCCGCCGCGCTCAACGTAGCCTGCAACTCCCTGTGGGTGAAGGATTGCGACACCGCCATTGTCGGTGGTCTCTCCTGCATGACCAACCCGGACATTTTCGCCGGTCTGTCTCGCGGTCAATTCCTGTCCAAGACCGGACCCTGCGCTACCttcgacaacggcgccgatggtTACTGCCGTGCCGACGGTTGTGCCTCGGTCATTGTCAAGCGTCTCGACGACGCGATTGCCGACAAGGACAACGTTCTGGCTGTCATCCTGGGCACCGCTACGAACCACTCCGCCGATGCTATCTCCATCACTCACCCCCACGGTCCTACgcagtccatcttgtcgaggcacatcctcgacgaggctggtGTTGACCCTCTCGATGTTGACTACGTTGAGATGCACGGCACTGGTACCCAGGCTGGTGACGGCACCGAGATGGTCTCCGTCACCAACGTCTTTGCCCCTGCCGACCGCAAGAGACCTGCCGACCGCCCGCTGTACTTGGGCGCCGTCAAGTCCAATGTCGGTcacggcgaggccgcctcGGGTGTTACTGCCCTCACCAAggtcttgatgatgatgcagaAGAACGCGATCCCTCCCCACGTCGGTATCAAGAAGGAGATCAACAAGACCTTCCCCAAGGACTTGTCGGAGCGCAACGTCAACATTGCCTTCCACCTGACTCCCTTCAAGAGGAGAGACGGTAAGCCTAGACGTATTTTCGTCAACAACTTCAGTGCCGCTGGTGGAAACACCGGTCTGTTGCTGGAGGATGCTCCCCACCTCAAGGCGTCCGAGGCCGACCCTCGCAGCCACCAGGTTATCACTGTCACCGGCAAGTCCAAGGCCGCCATGATCCGTAACGCCGAGAGACTTGTTGGCTGGATGGAACAGAACCCCCAGACCCCCCTCGCTCACCTGGCGTACACCACCACTGCCCGTCGCATCCAGCACTACTGGCGCATGAACGTCGCCGCCTCTGACCTGCCCGAGGCCCAGCGTCTCATCAAGGACAGGCTCAAGGAGAACTTCACACCCATCTCCACCCAGCAGCCGAAGGTGGCCTTCATGTTCACCGGTCAGGGATCCCActacgccggcctcggcaaggatCTCTACGCGCACTACCGCGTGTTCCGTGACAGCATCGACGAGTTCAACCAGCTCGCCCAGATCCACGGCTTCCCCAGCTTCTTGCCTCTCATTGACGGCAGCGAGCCTGACGTGACGAAGCTGTCGCCCGTCGTCGTGCAGCTTGGTCTTTGCTGCTTTGAGATGGCGCTCGCCCGTCTGTGGGCCTCGTGGGGTATCCGCCCCAGCGCCGTCATGGGCCACTCCCTCGGCGAGTACGCTGCTCTCAACGCGGCCGGTGTTCTGTCTGCCAGCGACACCATCTACCTCGTCGGAGCCCGTGCTCAGCTTCTTGTCCAGAAGTGCACAGCTGGCACTCACGCCATGCTCGCCGTCACCGGCCCtgtcgaggccatcatggAGGCCCTCGGTgcccaggccgaggctgTCAACGTTGCTTGCATCAACGGCCCACGCGAGACTGTCCTCAGTGGCGCGGCTGCCAAGATTAGCGACATCTCGTCTCACCTCGGCACGGCCGGCTTCAAGTGCACCCAGCTCAAGGTGCCCTTCGCCTTCCACTCTGCCCAGGTCGATCCCATTCTGGACGACTTCGAGACTCTGGCTCGCTCCGTGAGCTTCGAGAGGCCTCAGGTGCCCATCATCTCGCCCCTCCTCGGCAAGATGGTTGAGACCGAGCCGATCAACGCCGCGTACCTTCGTAACCACGCTCGGGACGCCGTCAActtccttggcggccttgttcACGCCCAGCAGTCCGGCTCCGTTGACGAGAAGACGGTCTGGCTCGAGGTCGGCCCCCACCCGGTCTTGGCCAACTTTGTCAAGTCTTCTTTCGGCATCAGCTCTGTTGCTGTTCCCACCCTTCGTCGCAACGAGTCCACCTACAAGGTCCTCAGCAACACGCTGTGCGCTCTCCACACTGCTGGTATCAACCTGGACTGGGACGAGTTCCACCGCGACTTCACCGAGTGCACTcgtctcctcgacctgccGACCTACTCTTTCGATGAGAAGAACTACTGGCTCCAATACACCGGGGATTGGTGTCTTACCAAGAACCGTGGTCCCTCGGCCGTCAAGGCTCCTCTCCAGATCGAGCCTGCCCGCCCCAGACTGTCCACCACATCCATCCACGCAGTCACCAACGAGGATGTCAACGGCGACATTGCCATTATCGAGACCGAGACTAACCTCTCTCGTCCCGACACCCGCCCCCTCGTCGAGGGTCACTTGTGCAACGGAGCTCCTCTGTGTCCTTCTACCCTCTACGCTGACATGGCCATGACCGTTGCCGACTACGCGTACAAGATGCTTCGTCCTGACGCCGAGCCCGTTGGACTGAACGTCGCTAACGTGGAGGTGCCAAAGACGCTCATCTTCGACGAGAAGCTTGACGCACACGTCCTCCGCACTACTGTGACTGCCAACGTGGCTCTGGGCTACGCCGATGTCAGCTTCCACACTGGCGAGGGGTCCAAGAAGACCGAGCACGCTCACTGCAAGGTCGTCTACGGCAGCACTGAGCAGTGGGCTGACGAGTTCGAGCGCGTCAGCTACCTCATCAAGGGTCGTATCGACGCTCTTGAAGAGGCCGAGAGACAGGGCAAGGCTTCCAAGATCGGCCGCGGCTTGACATACAAACTCTTCACTGCCCTGGTCGACTACGACACCAAGTACCAGGGAATGGAGGAGGTCATCTTGGACAGCAAGACGTGCGAGGCTACCGCCAAGATCAGCTTCCAGACCAcggacaaggacggcagcttcttcttcaaccccTACTGGATTGACAGCTGTTGCCATCTCTCTGGCTTCGTTATCAACGGTACTGATGCCATCGACTCCCGCGAGCAGGTCTTCATCTCCCACGGATGGGGCTCCATGAGGTTCACCGAGAAGCTTGACGCTTCCAAGACTTACCGCTCCTACGTCCGCATGCAGCCTGTCAAGGGCACCAAGATGATGGCTGGTGACGCCTACGTCTTCGACGGCGACCGTATCATCGGTGTTGCTGGCGACGTCAAGTTCCAGTCCATCCCTCGCAAGGTCCTCAACATGGTCCTCCCTCCCCGTGGACGTGCCGCCGCAGGTGCagtcgctgccgctgccgccgcccccaagGCTGCCGCTCCCGCCAAAGCTGCcccggccaaggagaagagCGGTAAGGAGAAGGCTTCCAAGCAAGTCACTGCCAGCAACctcaaggccgtcaacgccAAGCTTGCGAAGCGTTCCGTTGTCCAAGACGTGTTTGACATCTTGGCTAAGGAGGTTGGCGTCACCCaggacgagcttgccgaCAACATCGCCTTCACCGATCTGGGCTGCGATTCCTTGATGGCGCTTACCGTCTCCGGTAGAATGCGTGAGGAGCTtgacatcgacatcgactcCCACGCCTTTGTCGAGTACCCCACCATCGGCGCCTTCAAGGCTTTCCTTGCTCAGTTCGAGACGTCTGACCGCAAGGACAGCTATGTCCAGGACTCTGGGGACTCGAGCGGTTCCGTTTCCGAGACGCCCGAGCTGGAATCTGACTCCAACGTCACTACCCCCTACGAGGAGAGTGACCGTTCAGTCAagggcgacggtgacgaggaaGCCTCTGGCGATCTGCAGAACATCCTCCGTGACACCATCGCCTCCGAGATGGGTGTTGAGGTTGATGAGATTGTCGCTGCTCCTGACCTGGCTGCTCTGGGCATGGACTCGCTCATGAGTCTCTCCATTCTCGGAACCCTCCGCGAGAAGTCGGGCATGGACATCCCCAATGACCTCTTCGTCACCAACCCCTCTCTCCTGGAGGTTGAGAAGGCCTTGGGCATCAGCACGAAGCCCAAGTCTGCTCCGGCGGCCCCTAAGCCTTCCAAGGCTGCCTCGGCCCCCGCCCCTCGCCGCGAGAAGGTTGAGCCGACTAGGGAGATCAACACCCACCCCGGCAACACGACTGCCTCCATCACCAAGCCGCCCCCTCCTAGGGAGATCATTGACAACTATCCTCACCGCAAGGCCACCTCGATTCTTCTCCAGGGAAGCACTCGTACCGCCACCAAGAACCTGTGGATGGTTCCCGACGGCAGTGGCTGCGCGACCTCGTACACGGAGATCAGCCAGGTTTCCAGCCAGTGGGCAGTCTGGGGtctcttctcccccttcaTGAAGACTCCTGAGGAGTACAAGTGCGGTGTCTATGGCATGGCAGCCAAATTCAtcgaggccatgaaggcCAGGCAGCCCAAAGGCCCCTACTCCTTGGCGGGTTGGTCCGCGGGTGGTGTCATTGCCTATGAAATTGTCAACCAACTCACCAAGGCAGGCGAGAGCGTTGAGaacctcatcgtcatcgatGCTCCCTgccccatcaccatcgagCCTCTCCCCAAGAGCCTTCACGCTTGGTTCGCTTCCATTGGTCTTCTCGGTGAGGGAGATGATGACAACAAGAAGATCCCGTCCTGGCTCCTCCCCCACTTCGCGGCCAGTGTCACCGCCCTCAGCAACTACACCGCCGAGCCCATCCCCAAGGACAAGTGCCCCAACGTCATGGCCATCTGGTGCGAGGACGGTGTCTGCCACCTTCCCTCCGACCCCCGCCCAGACCCATACCCCACCGGCCAtgctctcttcctcctggaCAACAGGACCGATTTCGGCCCTAACCGTTGGGACGAGTATCTGGACATCAACAAGTTCAGGACTAGGCACATGCCTGGCAACCACTTCTCCATGATGCATGGCGATTAT GCCAAACAACTTGGACAGTTCATCCGTGAAGCGGTTTGCGAGTAA